A window of Flavobacterium psychrophilum genomic DNA:
CTAAAGATAAGCCGCGCTTTGAGGCGTATATGACTCCGCTTAAAAAGGAGTTAGACAGTATATCAGACATCAAATTCTCAAAATAAATTCACATTATAATGGCACTAGAAAACATCAATCCTTCGGGTACTGCTGCATGGCAGGAACTAACGCAGCATTTTGCGGAGATGCAGAATGCATCTATGAAAGACATGTTTGCTTCGGATAAAGGCAGGACAGCAAAATTCAATATTCAGTGGAACGATTTTGTAGTTGATTATTCTAAGAATATCATCAGCGAAAAAACAGTGCAGCTGCTTCAGGATCTTGCAAAACAGGCTAACCTTTCGGGTGCTATTGATGCTTATTTTGGAGGAGATGCTATAAACCGTACCGAAGGCAGGGCTGTATTGCATACTGCACTTCGTGCGCCTTCAACTGCCGATATTAAAGTAGACGGCGTTAATGTAATGCCGGAGATCTATTCGGTTAAAAACAAAATAAAACAGTTTTGCGATGCTGTCATCGGCGGAAGCAAAAAAGGATATACAGGCAAGGCGTTTACCGATGTGGTGAATATTGGTATCGGTGGATCTGATCTCGGCCCTGCTATGGTTGTAGAATCGCTTAAATTCTACAAGAACCAGCTTAATGTCAGGTTTATATCTAACGTAGATGGCGACCATGTTATGGAAAGCCTTAAAGGGCTTAATCCCGAAACTACATTGTTTGTAATTGCCTCTAAAACATTTACAACGCAGGAGACACTTACCAATGCAGAAACTGCAAGGGAATGGTTTCTTAAAACAGCTTCTCAGGAAGATGTGGCGAAACATTTTGTGGCGGTATCGACGAACATTCAGAAAGTAACCGAATTCGGTATTGCTGAAGACAACATTTTCCCGATGTGGGACTGGGTTGGCGGACGCTTTTCACTTTGGAGTGCTGTAGGACTTACAATTGCACTTGCAGTAGGTTTTGAAAACTTTGATAAATTACTGAAAGGTGCTAACGAAATGGACGAGCATTTCCGCACCGAATCACACGATAAAAACATTCCGGTAGTGCTGGCATTGCTTAGCATCTGGTACAACAACTTCTTTGGTGCCGAAAGCGAAGCGCTGATTCCGTATACACAATACCTTCAAAAGCTTGCGCCATACCTTCAGCAGGGAATTATGGAGAGCAATGGTAAGAGTATAGGCCGCGATGGCAAACCTGTTAATTACCAAACGGGCACAATTATCTGGGGTGAGCCGGGAACTAACTCCCAGCATGCTTTCTTCCAGCTGATTCACCAGGGTACAAAATTGATTCCAACAGATTTTATAGGATTTATTGAGCCGCTTCACGGCAATAAAGACCACCACGATAAACTAATGTCTAACTTCTTTGCACAGACTGAAGCGTTACTTAACGGTAAGACGGAAGCACAAGTACAGGCGGAGTTTGACAAAGCGGGTGTAGCTGCTGATAAAGCAGATTACTTACGTCCGTTTAAAGTGTTCAATGGCAATAAGCCAACAAATACATTATTAATTAAAAGGTTAACGCCGGAAACACTTGGTTCGCTTGTAGCCTTATACGAGCATAAGATATTTGTACAGGGTGTTATCTGGAATATATTTAGCTACGACCAATGGGGTGTAGAGCTTGGCAAGCAATTGGCAAACTCTATTCTTGACGAAATAAACTCAAAAGACATCAAAACACATGACAGTTCTACAACTTTCTTATTAGAGAAGTTTTTAGGGAAATAGTTGCCGGTTGATAGTTGTCGGATTTCCGATACTGAAAAACACCAAGCCCTGAAGAGTAATCTTCGGGGTTTTGTTTTTTATATTAATCCCTATTCTCTTCGAGGGGAAGACTCAGGTTGCCTCAAATGTGTTGGTCTATTTTAAGCATAATTACTTCCGGATTCCTCTCTTTTGAGAATGGGTTTGGGGGTGAAGTTAATAGGGTAGCTTTTTTTAAAAATTAATCATAATAAATAATATCACAGTGACAATTTGTAAGTATAAAAGTTAAATAATTAGTTTTTTTAAACTAATGGCGTGAATATTGCGTTTATATATATACTACAGCTAAGGAGGTCTTCCGAAAAAATTCCGGTATCCCGATAATATAGAAATCCCCCCTGTCATCTGGTTATGCATATTACTGCATGACCGGTATAAATCGTTGTGGTGATTCTACGCTTATGAATACCCGATTAAAATTTAAAAGTGCATCCAAATCCCTTTTTATGGCAACCATCCGTGAAAGGGTAGACAACTATTTTGAAACCTCAAGCAAGTCCTGCAATGCTAACACTACCATGTGGGTTAAAACCGCGATTTTTCTTGGTGGTTTTGTGTTATTGTACGGACTGATTATATCTAACGTATTTACAGCGTGGGCGATGTTGCCAATGGCGATGCTTCTTGGTATGTTTTGTGCCTTTGTAGGCTTTAATATCTGCCATGATGCAATACATGGGGCTTTTTCCTCTAATACAACTATTAACAGGATATTCAGTGCTGTATTTAATCTTGTTGGTGCCAATCCGTATGTGTGGACAATTACCCACAATGCAGTGCATCATACCTATACTAATATTCCAGGTCACGATGAAGACATAGATGTTGCTCCCGGGCTGATACGAATATCTGATGAAGAACCTGTAAACAGGCTTCAGCGTTATCAGCATTGGTATGCTTTTCCGCTGTATAGCCTAGCGTCGTTGTCGTGGGTTTTTAGAAAAGACTATAAGAAATTCTTTCAGCCAAAGGTAGGACAGACAGTAGTAAAACATCCAAAGATGGAATACTTCAACCTGTTTTTTGCAAAAGGTGTGTATTACTTTCTGTTTATTGTATTGCCATTACTGGTGCTTGATATAACGTGGTGGCAGTTTATGATTGGTTTCCTGGCATTGCACGTTGCACAGGGGCTTACTATGGGGTTGGTGTTTCAGTTAGCGCACGTTGTGGAGGGAACAGAGTTTCCCATGCCGGATAATGCGACAGGAAACATAGAAGAAGCCTGGGCAGAACACCAAATGCGTACTACAGCTAATTTTGCTGCTGATAGCCGCATCGCTGCTTTCTTTTTAGGGGGCTTAAATATGCAGATTGAGCATCACCTTTTTCCTAAAGTATGCCATGTGCATTATGGCAAAATCAGCAAAATTGTAAAAGTTACCGCTGCCGAATTTGATATACCCTATATTGAGAGCAAAACCTTTTTTGAAGCGTTAAGATCGCACTACAGAATGCTTAAAAAATTTGGTTTAGAGGCATCTTAACGTTAAAAAACGGTTTGCTAAAAGTGCAAAAACTGAAAACTTAACATTGGCTTTTTTATGGGTGTAACCCCTTTACCTCTCGGGGCTTAACGGTGTTAATTGCTTCTTAGACAGGCTCTAAATAAGCGTTAACAACTAATTAACAGGGGTTTTTAAGGTCGTTTTTATACGTAATGTGTTATATTTGCGTTCCTAATAAATACAAAACTATGTACAAGGGTATTTTAGACCTGCACTCTTACTGGGCATTTGCCGTATTAGTATTTTTATTCCTGGCTGCGCTTAATGCGTTTGTAGGTTTATCTCAAAAAAGGGCGTTTCTGCCAAAAGACAGACAGATTGCACTTATGGCTTTAATTTTTACCCACCTGCAGTTTGTATTTGGTTTAGTGTTGCTTTTCGTGTCTCCGTATATGGAAACAGCAAAACAATTAGGAATGGGCGCAGTTATGAAAAACGCCGAAATTAGAAAGATGATCGTTGAGCACCCGCTTATCAATTTGATAGCTATTGTTCTTATAACGATAGGGTGGTCTACACATAAAAAAGCTACAGAAAGTAGCGTTAAATTTAAGAAAATTGGAATTTTTTATGCCATAGGTTTAGTACTGCTTTTAAGCAGGATTCCGTGGAGCCAATGGCTTAGCTAAACCTTTTTAAAAAGCCTCCCGAAGGCTTTTTGTGTCTCATGGCATGTTATTTGTTAAACTACGGGAAAATTATAATAATTATGAAGAATAGTATTATCGTTTTTAGTGTTTCATTAGTCTT
This region includes:
- the pgi gene encoding glucose-6-phosphate isomerase (functions in sugar metabolism in glycolysis and the Embden-Meyerhof pathways (EMP) and in gluconeogenesis; catalyzes reversible isomerization of glucose-6-phosphate to fructose-6-phosphate; member of PGI family), coding for MALENINPSGTAAWQELTQHFAEMQNASMKDMFASDKGRTAKFNIQWNDFVVDYSKNIISEKTVQLLQDLAKQANLSGAIDAYFGGDAINRTEGRAVLHTALRAPSTADIKVDGVNVMPEIYSVKNKIKQFCDAVIGGSKKGYTGKAFTDVVNIGIGGSDLGPAMVVESLKFYKNQLNVRFISNVDGDHVMESLKGLNPETTLFVIASKTFTTQETLTNAETAREWFLKTASQEDVAKHFVAVSTNIQKVTEFGIAEDNIFPMWDWVGGRFSLWSAVGLTIALAVGFENFDKLLKGANEMDEHFRTESHDKNIPVVLALLSIWYNNFFGAESEALIPYTQYLQKLAPYLQQGIMESNGKSIGRDGKPVNYQTGTIIWGEPGTNSQHAFFQLIHQGTKLIPTDFIGFIEPLHGNKDHHDKLMSNFFAQTEALLNGKTEAQVQAEFDKAGVAADKADYLRPFKVFNGNKPTNTLLIKRLTPETLGSLVALYEHKIFVQGVIWNIFSYDQWGVELGKQLANSILDEINSKDIKTHDSSTTFLLEKFLGK
- a CDS encoding fatty acid desaturase — translated: MNTRLKFKSASKSLFMATIRERVDNYFETSSKSCNANTTMWVKTAIFLGGFVLLYGLIISNVFTAWAMLPMAMLLGMFCAFVGFNICHDAIHGAFSSNTTINRIFSAVFNLVGANPYVWTITHNAVHHTYTNIPGHDEDIDVAPGLIRISDEEPVNRLQRYQHWYAFPLYSLASLSWVFRKDYKKFFQPKVGQTVVKHPKMEYFNLFFAKGVYYFLFIVLPLLVLDITWWQFMIGFLALHVAQGLTMGLVFQLAHVVEGTEFPMPDNATGNIEEAWAEHQMRTTANFAADSRIAAFFLGGLNMQIEHHLFPKVCHVHYGKISKIVKVTAAEFDIPYIESKTFFEALRSHYRMLKKFGLEAS